Proteins from one Porites lutea chromosome 3, jaPorLute2.1, whole genome shotgun sequence genomic window:
- the LOC140929874 gene encoding GDP-fucose protein O-fucosyltransferase 2-like, producing the protein MSAGWKVLAFFIAPITIASVVVSKDVDDESVAFDTSSQHGLNVDSFQVALNETKLDKRYLIHDVDPAEGFNLRRDVYVRVANMMKLLREKQNWVLVVPPWRKLDHWRLPIEQNALPWRTFFDLESLNRYVPVIEFEDFVKETGESGIDEILYLQEYAEGWEDGHWEEKVDDRDCIDRPVYYKDQDGFYRGYFWGMDNVFARKFKCVSVQGTSAILVSLLEKTKSRSVFVDRFDEVSHIVYGQKDFWEARRSQVFAKHLTAEGDTFRKEILKSEDNKDGTVMYEDWTKNHKKEGSATGGPYLAVHLRRTDFLYAHPDGVPSLDNAIKQIKEILDKQKLDMVFLATDADKEEIDYMKNKLPLVKYDAPKKILQKYGDGGVAIIDQWICAHAKYFVGTRESTFSFRIHEERDILGFHGDQTFNCLCGDKELGKCEQPSKWRVEVY; encoded by the exons ATGTCGGCTGGGTGGAAGGTCCTTGCTTTCTTCATTGCACCCATAACTATTGCTTCAGTTGTTGTTAGCAAAGATGTAGATGATGAATCTGTAGCATTTGATACTTCTAGCCAACATGGTCTCAACGTAGATTCCTTCCAAGTTGCTCTAAATGAAACGAAATTGGACAAAAGGTACCTCATCCACGATGTTGATCCAGCAGAGGGTTTTAATCTACGGCGGGATGTCTACGTGAGAGTGGCAAATATGATGAAACTTCTtcgagaaaaacaaaactgggTGCTTGTAGTTCCACCTTGGAGAAAGTTAGATCACTGGCGATTACCGATCGAGCAGAATGCTCTTCCATGGCGAACATTCTTCGATCTCGAGAGCTTAAACAGATATGTTCCTGTCATTGAATTCGAAGACTTTGTGAAAGAAACTGGCGAATCGGGTATAGATGAAATTCTCTATTTACAGGAATACGCAGAAGGCTGGGAGGATGGGCATTGGGAAGAAAAAGTCGATGATCGTGATTGTATAGACAGACCTGTTTACTACAAAGATCAAGACGGTTTTTATCGAGGATATTTTTGGGGAATGGACAATGTATTCGCGCGTAAATTTAAATGTGTATCTGTGCAAGGCACTTCAGCTATTTTAGTGTCTTTACTGGAGAAAACCAAATCCAG ATCAGTGTTTGTAGACAGATTTGATGAAGTGTCGCACATTGTGTATGGACAGAAGGATTTCTGGGAG GCAAGAAGAAGCCAAGTATTTGCCAAGCACCTGACAGCAGAAGGAGACACATTCCGTAAAGAGATACTGAAATCAGAGGACAACAAAGATGGCACTGTCATGTATGAAGACTGGACAAAAAACCACAAAAAGGAGGGTAGTGCTACGGGTGGCCCATACCTGGCTGTTCACCTGAGAAGAACTGATTTTCTTTATGCACATCCTGATGGTGTACCATCATTAGATAACGCTATCAAACAGATCAAGGAGATTCTAGATAAACAAAAGCTTGACATGGTGTTTCTTGCTACTGATGCTGATAAAGAAG AAATAGATTATATGAAGAACAAACTTCCTTTGGTTAAGTATGATGCTCCAAAAaagattttacaaaaatatgGTGATGGAGGGGTAGCTATCATTGATCAGTGGATTTGTGCTCATGCAAAGTATTTTGTCGGGACGCGCGAGTcaacattttcttttcgtatTCACGAAGAAAGAGACATATTAGGTTTCCATGGTGACCAAACCTTTAATTGTCTCTGTGGTGATAAGGAACTTGGAAAATGTGAACAACCATCCAAATGGAGAGTAGAAGTTTACTAA
- the LOC140929875 gene encoding GDP-fucose protein O-fucosyltransferase 2-like translates to MSVGWKVLSFFLVPITIASVVVSKDVDDECIAFDTSSQHGLNETKLDKRYLIHDVDPAEGFNLRRDVYVRVANMMKLLREKQNWVLVVPPWRKLDHWRSPIEQNALPWRTFFDLESLNRYVPVIEFEDFVKETGESGIDEILYLQEYAEGWEDGHWEEKVDDRDCIDRPVYYKDQDGFYRGYFWGMDNVFTRKFKCVSVQGTSAILVSLLEKTKSRSVFVDRFDEVTHIVYGQKDFWEARRSQVFAKHLTAEGDTFRKEILKSEDNKDGTVMYEDWTKNHKKEGSASGGPYLAVHLRRTDFLYAHPDGVPSLDNAIKQIKEILDKQKLDKVFLATDADKEEIDYLKNKLPLVKYDAPKKILQKYGDGGVAIIDQWICAHAKYFVGTCWSTFSFTVLEERDILGFHGNQTFNCLCGDKELGKCEQPFECRVVY, encoded by the exons ATGTCGGTTGGGTGGAAGgtcctttctttcttccttgtaCCCATAACTATTGCTTCAGTTGTTGTTAGCAAAGATGTAGATGATGAATGTATAGCATTTGATACTTCTAGCCAACATGGTCTAAATGAAACGAAATTGGACAAAAGGTACCTCATCCACGATGTTGATCCAGCAGAGGGTTTTAATCTACGGCGGGACGTCTACGTGAGAGTGGCAAATATGATGAAACTTCTtcgagaaaaacaaaactgggTGCTTGTAGTTCCACCTTGGAGAAAATTAGATCACTGGCGATCACCGATCGAGCAGAATGCTCTTCCATGGCGAACATTCTTCGATCTCGAGAGCTTAAACAGATATGTTCCTGTCATTGAATTCGAAGACTTTGTGAAAGAAACTGGCGAATCAGGTATAGATGAAATTCTCTATTTACAGGAATACGCAGAAGGCTGGGAGGATGGGCATTGGGAAGAAAAAGTCGATGATCGTGATTGTATAGACAGACCTGTTTACTACAAAGATCAAGACGGTTTTTATCGAGGATATTTTTGGGGAATGGACAATGTATTCACGCGTAAATTTAAATGTGTATCTGTGCAAGGCACTTCAGCTATTTTAGTGTCTTTACTGGAGAAAACCAAATCCAG ATCAGTGTTTGTAGACAGATTTGATGAAGTGACGCACATTGTGTATGGACAGAAGGATTTCTGGGAG GCAAGAAGAAGCCAAGTATTTGCCAAGCACCTGACAGCAGAAGGAGACACATTCCGTAAAGAGATACTGAAATCAGAGGACAACAAAGATGGCACTGTCATGTATGAAGACTGGACAAAAAACCACAAAAAGGAGGGTAGTGCTTCGGGTGGCCCATACCTGGCTGTTCACCTGAGAAGAACTGATTTTCTTTATGCACATCCTGATGGTGTACCATCATTAGATAACGCTATCAAACAGATCAAGGAGATTCTAGATAAACAAAAGCTTGACAAGGTGTTTCTTGCTACTGATGCTGATAAAGAAG AAATAGATTATCTGAAGAACAAACTTCCTTTGGTCAAGTATGATGCTCCAAAAaagattttacaaaaatatgGTGATGGAGGGGTAGCTATCATTGATCAGTGGATTTGTGCTCATGCAAAGTATTTTGTTGGGACGTGTTGgtcaacattttcttttactgTTCTTGAAGAAAGAGACATActaggtttccatggtaaccaAACCTTTAATTGTCTCTGTGGTGATAAGGAGCTTGGAAAATGTGAACAACCATTCGAATGCAGAGTAGTTTACTAA